In the Flavobacterium pallidum genome, one interval contains:
- a CDS encoding vWA domain-containing protein: MKDISFLNPEFLWLLAVIPALIAWQIWQRQQLQAPLKISSLKGFAGTSSFLPKLKPVLFVFRLLAIALIIVGMARPRKVDISSKTKTTKGVDIVLAIDVSGSMLARDLKPNRLDALKKVASEFVKERPNDRIGLVLYASEAYTKMPVTSDKEAVEKALSEVKFDRQLQDGTGIGMGLSTAVNRLKDSKAKSKIVILLTDGVNNAGFIEPETASDIAKEFGIKVYTIGLGTNGMAESPYAYAPNGLLLYKMAQVEIDEKLMKSIARKTGGKYFRATSNSKLKSIYDAINKLETTEIQELKFYDYDEQFRPLILIAFGLLVAEILLRKTVFRSFI, from the coding sequence ATGAAGGACATTTCTTTTCTAAATCCTGAATTTTTGTGGCTGTTGGCGGTCATCCCGGCGCTGATTGCATGGCAGATCTGGCAGCGGCAGCAGTTACAAGCCCCATTGAAGATCAGTTCGTTAAAAGGCTTTGCAGGCACAAGTTCATTTCTTCCAAAGCTGAAACCGGTACTTTTTGTCTTCCGTTTATTAGCGATAGCACTCATTATTGTTGGGATGGCACGCCCACGTAAAGTCGATATCAGCAGCAAGACCAAGACCACTAAAGGCGTCGATATCGTGCTTGCTATTGACGTTTCAGGCAGTATGCTTGCACGCGATTTGAAACCAAACCGATTGGACGCGCTGAAAAAAGTAGCTTCCGAGTTCGTAAAAGAACGACCAAACGACCGCATAGGCCTTGTATTATATGCGTCTGAAGCTTATACCAAAATGCCGGTAACGAGCGACAAGGAAGCCGTGGAAAAAGCGTTAAGTGAAGTCAAATTTGACCGGCAGCTGCAGGATGGAACCGGCATCGGGATGGGATTGAGCACCGCTGTGAACCGTTTAAAGGATAGCAAGGCAAAAAGCAAAATCGTGATCCTGCTTACCGACGGGGTGAACAACGCTGGTTTTATTGAGCCGGAAACCGCTTCAGATATTGCGAAGGAATTCGGGATTAAGGTATACACCATCGGACTCGGGACAAACGGCATGGCCGAATCGCCTTACGCGTATGCCCCGAACGGATTGTTGCTTTACAAAATGGCCCAGGTCGAAATCGATGAAAAGCTGATGAAGAGCATCGCGAGAAAAACCGGCGGAAAATATTTCCGTGCCACGAGCAACAGCAAGTTGAAAAGCATTTACGATGCGATCAATAAATTAGAAACCACAGAAATCCAGGAATTGAAATTTTACGATTATGACGAACAATTCAGGCCATTGATTTTAATCGCTTTCGGATTGCTGGTCGCCGAAATTTTGCTCAGGAAAACCGTTTTCAGGAGTTTTATATAA
- a CDS encoding VWA domain-containing protein, giving the protein MWELDEQKYFYLLFAIPALALIFLYNLYWKRKKQHQFGDRELVRKLTPEKSLFKHILKLVVVLLALSCLVVALVNPKIGTKTETVKREGIDIVFAIDVSKSMLCEDIAPSRLEKSRQLVSQLINQFTNDRIGIVAYAGSAFPVLPMTSDYSVAKMFLESMNTDMVSSQGTSLDDAIRMSASYFKDEDKKTSKLLILISDGEDHGEGAGEAVEEAKKAGMKIITIGVGTEKGGPIPIKKNGIVESYKRDSHDEMVRTKLNAAALQAISKNSKGYVSGNNTKEVLNYVKKALDNIDKTQFKSVQFTDFNSQFQWFLGIAFVLLSLDVFLLDKKTKWVRKLNLFNEKG; this is encoded by the coding sequence ATGTGGGAATTAGACGAACAGAAATACTTTTACCTGCTTTTTGCCATCCCGGCATTGGCACTGATCTTCCTTTATAATTTATATTGGAAAAGAAAAAAACAACACCAGTTTGGCGACCGTGAACTGGTACGCAAACTGACACCTGAAAAGTCACTTTTCAAGCACATCCTGAAACTCGTCGTGGTTTTACTCGCGCTTTCGTGCCTGGTCGTCGCTTTGGTAAACCCAAAGATCGGGACCAAAACCGAAACCGTAAAACGCGAAGGCATCGACATCGTTTTTGCCATCGACGTTTCAAAAAGTATGCTTTGTGAGGATATTGCGCCAAGCCGGCTTGAAAAAAGCAGGCAGCTTGTGTCGCAGTTGATCAACCAGTTTACCAATGACCGCATCGGCATTGTGGCCTATGCAGGCAGCGCATTTCCGGTTTTGCCGATGACATCCGATTACAGTGTGGCCAAAATGTTCCTGGAAAGTATGAACACCGATATGGTTTCCTCACAAGGAACTTCGCTTGATGATGCCATCCGGATGTCGGCGAGTTATTTTAAGGATGAAGACAAGAAAACCAGCAAATTGCTGATACTGATTTCAGACGGGGAAGATCACGGCGAAGGCGCAGGGGAAGCGGTCGAAGAAGCCAAAAAGGCAGGCATGAAAATCATCACCATCGGCGTGGGCACTGAAAAAGGCGGACCGATTCCAATAAAGAAAAACGGCATCGTCGAAAGCTACAAGCGCGACAGCCATGATGAAATGGTGCGTACCAAACTAAATGCCGCGGCTTTACAAGCCATATCAAAAAACAGCAAGGGTTATGTAAGCGGGAACAATACGAAGGAAGTGCTGAATTATGTAAAAAAAGCGCTGGACAATATCGACAAGACACAATTCAAGTCGGTACAGTTCACCGATTTCAATTCACAATTCCAGTGGTTTTTAGGAATCGCTTTCGTATTATTGTCGCTCGATGTATTCCTTTTGGACAAAAAAACGAAATGGGTAAGAAAACTGAATCTGTTTAATGAAAAGGGATAA